From Erigeron canadensis isolate Cc75 chromosome 8, C_canadensis_v1, whole genome shotgun sequence, one genomic window encodes:
- the LOC122610659 gene encoding LOB domain-containing protein 27-like: MTLKGANTTQACAACKYQRKRCTPDCAFAPHFRPEHPLLFKNAHKLFGVRNILRILEKINPCHKTEAMQSIIFEANMRDQFPVHGCVTVIYDLKSQITQAEEELRNVLTQLAFYKQHHERQHLTSMSHVVSRGSLQLGKAAVQPENTLPTPRHQGSTTLPISSYNKTDVCVNAFWLQASAIQHEHSEIYSFFENIQE, translated from the coding sequence ATGACACTCAAGGGTGCTAACACTACCCAAGCTTGTGCCGCATGCAAGTATCAGCGTAAGCGGTGCACTCCCGATTGTGCATTTGCACCACACTTCCGCCCTGAACACCCCTTACTTTTCAAAAATGCACACAAGCTCTTTGGAGTAAGGAACATCTTAAGAATACTCGAAAAAATAAACCCATGCCATAAAACCGAGGCCATGCAGTCCATAATATTTGAGGCTAACATGCGTGACCAGTTCCCAGTTCATGGTTGCGTCACTGTAATCTATGATCTTAAAAGCCAAATAACGCAAGCTGAGGAGGAGCTGCGTAACGTCCTCACTCAGCTTGCTTTTTATAAACAACACCATGAGCGGCAACATTTAACCTCTATGTCACATGTAGTGTCTCGTGGTTCACTACAACTTGGCAAGGCTGCAGTGCAACCTGAAAACACACTACCCACCCCGCGACACCAGGGCTCTACTACATTGCCGATATCATCCTACAACAAAACTGATGTATGCGTTAATGCCTTTTGGCTTCAAGCATCGGCTATTCAACACGAACACAGTGAAATTTATTCCTTCTTTGAGAATATCCAAGAAtga
- the LOC122610660 gene encoding HIPL1 protein-like has product MTRITEIIFIFILLPLLQLSSPSPSICTNSRQLKLSFDNVTKDTNASQPPKGLCLEKLGNSTYVYMVPHPDGSNRVFVCNQKGKIWLAMVPEVGSSQTLMIDESDPYVDLSDQVQFATEMGLMSMAFHPNFTSNGRFFVAFNCDKFQQPGCEGRCSCNTDVGCDPSKSESLQETYPCQFHLVIAEFTANGTAASSKLSWKGHANSVEVRRIFTMGLPFEAYHAGQILFGPADGYLYFMIGDASHVNDPYNFAQNKKSLLGKILRLDVDTIPSAEEVSKLYLWGNYSIPKDNPYINDVEYRPEIWALGFSNPWRCSFDSERSSRFICIDIGKDQYEEINLIKKGGNYGWRVYEGPYLTHPSYAPGGYTQPTSITPIFPIAGYNHDNGDASKGPASVIGGYFYRADADPCLYGWYIYTDLYNYAIWATIETTENSENFTSFKVPFGCARDSPMECRFKPGVHNVPDLGYVVSLSEDNNKDLYLLASSGVYRVAAPSRCGYHCSKEKYSNSTRVFSSGTLLKAADLATCFIVFIFMVVFSL; this is encoded by the exons ATGACTAGAATCACTGAGATTATCTTCATATTCATTCTCTTGCCGCTTCTTCAGCTTTCTTCACCGTCTCCTTCTATTTGCACCAACTCAA GACAGTTGAAACTCTCTTTCGATAATGTGACCAAGGACACAAATGCATCTCAACCTCCAAAAGGGCTATGTCTGGAAAAACTTGGAAATAGTACCTATGTCTACATGGTTCCACATCCAGATGGCTCAAATCGAGTTTTTGTTTGTAACCAAAAAGGTAAGATATGGTTAGCCATGGTTCCTGAGGTGGGTTCATCACAAACCTTGATGATAGATGAATCTGACCCGTATGTTGATTTAAGTGATCAAGTGCAATTTGCAACAGAAATGGGTCTAATGAGTATGGCTTTCCATCCAAACTTTACAAGTAATGGAAGATTCTTTGTTGCTTTTAACTGTGATAAGTTTCAGCAGCCTGGATGTGAAGGCAGATGTTCATGTAATACTGATGTTGGTTGTGATCCTTCCAAGTCTGAATCTCTTCAAGAAACTTATCCTTGCCAGTTTCACCTTGTAATTGCCGAGTTCACTGCCAATGGCACCGCGGCTTCTTCAAAACTTTCATGG AAAGGACATGCTAATTCTGTTGAAGTGAGGAGGATATTCACGATGGGGCTCCCGTTTGAAGCATATCATGCTGGTCAAATTCTATTTGGCCCCGCTGATGGTTACCTGTATTTCATGATCGGAGATGCTTCACATGTTAATGATCCATACAATTTTGCACAAAACAAGAAGTCATTGCTTGGAAAGATATTGAGGCTTGATGTCGACACCATACCGA GTGCAGAAGAAGTAAGTAAACTATACTTATGGGGAAACTATTCTATACCAAAAGACAATCCATACATTAATGATGTTGAATATCGACCCGAAATCTGGGCCTTGGGTTTTAGTAATCCTTGGCGCTGCAGTTTTGACTCAGAAAGGTCTTCTCGTTTCATATGCATTGATATCGGAAAG GATCAATATGAAGAGATTAATCTAATCAAGAAAGGTGGAAACTATGGATGGCGTGTTTACGAGGGGCCTTATCTCACACATCCATCATATGCACCTGGAGGGTACACTCAACCAACCTCTATCACTCCCATATTTCCTATTGCAGGATACAATCATGATAATGGTGATGCAAGCAAAGGTCCCGCCTCAGTGATAGGTGGTTATTTTTATCGTGCTGATGCTGATCCATGCTTGTATGGCTG GTATATATACACTGATTTGTACAATTATGCCATATGGGCAACTATAGAAACCACTGAAAACAGTGAGAACTTTACTAGTTTCAAGGTCCCTTTTGGTTGTGCCCGTGACTCACCAATGGAATGTAGGTTTAAGCCTGGGGTTCACAATGTTCCTGACCTGGGCTATGTGGTGTCATTAAGTGAAGATAACAACAAGGATTTGTACTTATTGGCAAGCAGTGGTGTGTATAGAGTTGCAGCTCCAAGCCGTTGTGGGTACCATTGCTCTAAGGAAAAGTATTCAAATTCGACTAGAGTTTTCTCATCTGGAACCTTATTGAAGGCTGCAGATTTAGCCACATGTTTCATcgtatttatatttatggtaGTTTTTTCCCTTTGA